In the genome of Candidatus Poribacteria bacterium, the window TCTCAATATCATATCCACCAACAGTAGTGGGAAGACCATCTGTCACCAAAACAATAACAGACGGATCCAATGTCAGCGCACCTTCAAGCGCGGCAAGGATGTTAGTCCCAACATTGGACTGAATGCGTTCAGGTGTAAATCTATCCAAATATCTCAAGGTCCGTTCTATATTTGCGGCATTCGCGGGTAGCATTTCCTTATGCATAGTGCTCGCCTGTGTAGAAAAGGCCACCACGTTCAAGGTATCCTCGTCGCCGAGCATAAGCACAGAATCCTTGAGGGAGTTAACGGCCAATTCCAGTTTATTAAGGCCCGCTGCCTGCATACTTGCCGACACATCAAGACAGTAAACGACATTTTTGGGACCGCCGAATTCATTGAGGAAGTCGATGATACCGAGGCGGTCAGAGGTGCCGGACTTTCCACCGCCGCCGAGAAGTCCATCACCACCACCCTGACCGTCGCCACGGAAGCGCCCCATGCCATCGCCTTTCGCTGGGACTCTACCTGTAACAATACCGCGTCCATCGGTCTGTCCAGGTTGTGCGATTAACCTACTGAGGTTTGAGGCTTCCGCATCGCGCAACTCGGCATCCGTCATGACATCTGGAACAATCTCACTCAAGGGTGCTTTGTTGACTTCCACGTCTTCGAGGACAACGCGCGGACTGAGTTTGACGACTTCATCCATCTTGTTCCGAGCGGATTCAATCCTCTTTTCCATTGCATCTCTGGCGAGTTGCTGGCTTGGATCATACACTTTTTTCGTGAGTGGCGGTTTAGGTTTCTGCTTTCGCTTCTTAGGTGCCTCTGGATCATTGAGTAAGTCAACCGCAAGCATATCCTTATCTTCCTGGGCAATCTGATTTATCGGCAAAAACAGGTAAACAATAACGATAATCAAGTGTAAAATAAGGGATAGTAAAATGACAGATCGCATCCGATT includes:
- a CDS encoding VWA domain-containing protein; amino-acid sequence: MLNQLLNWRIDAQRRKNRMRSVILLSLILHLIIVIVYLFLPINQIAQEDKDMLAVDLLNDPEAPKKRKQKPKPPLTKKVYDPSQQLARDAMEKRIESARNKMDEVVKLSPRVVLEDVEVNKAPLSEIVPDVMTDAELRDAEASNLSRLIAQPGQTDGRGIVTGRVPAKGDGMGRFRGDGQGGGDGLLGGGGKSGTSDRLGIIDFLNEFGGPKNVVYCLDVSASMQAAGLNKLELAVNSLKDSVLMLGDEDTLNVVAFSTQASTMHKEMLPANAANIERTLRYLDRFTPERIQSNVGTNILAALEGALTLDPSVIVLVTDGLPTTVGGYDIETNTQKILDVVREGNHNNAAIYVVALEIDLKRSAGAQLLVSLAEEHNGKIKVIGTQRLAELTEPDGPIE